The following is a genomic window from Xenopus laevis strain J_2021 chromosome 2L, Xenopus_laevis_v10.1, whole genome shotgun sequence.
CATGGCTGGGCTTCCCCACTAAGTAGTGCAGGGGGGTTCCAGTCACATTGGATAGTTGGCCGGATTATGGGTCTGTGCAGTCCCACGTCATTTGTTTTATTCAATTGTATTCCCTAATGGGCTTCCTGCTATTATctacaataaaggtggccatacacgggcagataaagctgccgatattggatcgtttggaccgatttgaaagcttatctgcccgtgtatgggggcttccgacgggtcttcccgatcgatatctggccacgatatcgatcgggaaggtttgatttttaaccgaccgacccccTCGGAGCCCCTTGGTGCATCGtaggccgaacgatcgaattacccccgatatagccatgccgttagtggcatatcgggcaaacgagcggatctttgagtctatggccaccttaaggctatgggcacacaggctgaaggctgcAGCTGCTCTCTGCCTGCaaccctgctccattgatttgaatctgacaGCCTGCTCAGCCCATAGTCTAACAAATCTACATTTTTCCCAAATGCTTTCTCTTAACTGGCCTTCATTCTGAGACTGCAAAGGTGAGCTAGTCCTACACTATGGAAACCACTGAGGTAGACTATTTgcagttaacttttatttttggggttttgACTTTTTCTGTTGTACAGTTGTCACTTTAACTTCTGTTCAGTTGCTAAGGATTAATTAGTCCTAAGGACTTGGCAGCAGTTGGAATAATTAGCCACACAATAGAATATGAATTGCTGAGgacctgaatagtaagatgagcaACAAATAATGAAGCCTCGCTTTTGTTTTGGTTGTAGGGAACAGTGATCCCAACAGCTTTTTCACTTGCATGCTCATCAAGGCCAGAAAAGAGCATGAATAAAAATTGCTGAAACTTTATAGGTGGAATTTCCTCTTTGAAATGGTCGAGCTACTTGTATGCATGAGTGTGTCTTAATGTAACTTAttatcttggggggggggcaatgcagTATTGTTTAAACCTTTCACTGCAACTTGTAGGAACGTTTGatttaaattaaagtggacctaaACTCAAAATTACAAAATCAATCTTGTACTGTTAGGCTTCAGCCCAGCCACTCTCTTTGAAGGGTATTGGCCACCCCAACTATCTGTGCATGGCCTGTATTCAGTTAACCCTAACGTTGCAACTTCTCAATTGGAGCCAAAAGCTTGCCATGGTCAGTCTAATACAGATGTCTCAGAAATTGCAAAAGTGAAAGCAGCCTAAGTAACTTTACATCCGTTCATTTTTACAGATTATCATAATTTAAGTTTGTTGTTGCCTTGTCAACTAAATacatatgtttttaatattttagacTTGATCATTATGCTATTATCAAGTTCCCTCTGACCACTGAGTCAGCCATGAAGAAGATTGAGGACAACAACACTCTGGTTTTCATTGTTGATGTCAAAGCAAACAAGCACCAGATCAAGCAGGCAGTAAAGAAACTCTATGACATTGATGTTCAAAAAGTGAACACCTTGATCAGGTAAAATGGATATGCTGTAGAAGTGCATAAGTTTAGGAATTGGGTAACCTATGTTCTTGTGCGTATGATGGAAAACTTTATTAATGCTGATAATCTTGATGTTTCCAAAGGAACCACTGATGCGCaagttaaaatgtaaaacaaagtgTTCTCCCTTGCATTTCTTTTGTATTAACCATTGTTCCTTGTGTTATAGGCCTGATGGTGAAAAGAAAGCATACGTCCGCCTGGCTCCAGATTACGATGCTTTGGATGTTGCAAACAAGGTAACTGTTTTGAATTCAATACTCGAGCACTTCCCATGATTGGCTTCTGTAAATTAATTCACTCACGGTCctcaaacactatggggcagatttatcaaggatcaaattgaaaatttgaaatttttttatggtcaaaactgttaagttcgactagggagttattcaaattagattcaagttttaaaaaacaaaaaatattagtatttgattttcaagatttatcatactctggcctttttaagaactcaaattagactattcgccacctaaaaacttgccaaattgctgttttaagtctatgggagagctccagggatcaattttgagtggtttgtagccttcctgacggTCAAATTGAGTTGTTGAAATTAGATTTTCAGGTCTATTCCATtcattagagtttaaaaaattagtttttttttttttttaaatttcgattggttgaatgtcaaatttatgggagtttaggggtgtttttagaaactcgcatgaatttgaaattgacaaatgtgcctctaaaaattGTGTTGTAGATCAGCCATTGCCAAACTTCTGCAGTTTAAACTTTGCAAATGATGAAAATGTTATTTGGACTGAATACTTTGATGAGCTCAAAGGAACCACTGATGCACAGTATAACTGCAAGCATTTATTTGTTTGGCCAGTATCTATAGCATAAGAAACAGCTGTACATTTATGCAGAATGTGCCTCTGTTTTAGCTTAccaagattaaaggggaactataatgaaaatttaatataagcttcattgaatataatcaattaaaaatctgaAATGACTGCTAAGTCCAAAAtatctttttgcctagaagaaagatgtattcgagctcactctattaaaatcaccagaaatactctctacatgcagaatttgtgtcaAAGGcggttattttgtttgtacttgaataGGTTATTTTAGTTGAGTTCTAATAAATCTGCTTGGAAAGGGAGCCAtccaaaatctgacacccaactcctgtatgaagacagaataaagagaaacaaatgctgagagaggaatagtcaagataaacttgattatatcaaACACtactgaatttttaattggttgaatTTAGAAGTTTCTTATTTTTGTGTGATAAAGCTtatgtaaaattataattttcccCCTTAATTTATCCACAAATCTTATGCTGTTTATGCTACAAAATGTCTTTTAGCTCCATGCTTTGCTATATCAGAGTTGGTTATGCCATAATTTTTTAAGGTTACAAAGGATTATGCTAGAATTGATGAATTTATACCTTACTCTTTCTAGTTTATAAtctaatgttatttttattttacagattggCATCATCTAAACCTGCATCTTAAGAAACTGTacagaaataaaactttttttctgcccATCTGTGTGTGCTCCGTGTTCTATATACATAAAAAGTATTCATACAATTTACAATCCACATACTCCTGCAATGGACATGCAGATCCCCCCCCTCCTCCAATATCAGGCATATGTCATACAatgcaaaacaacattttaaggTACCCACGCTTGTATAACATGCAGGTTCAAACTCGTAAGCACAAGTGATCATAATAAAGGAGTTAaagggcagggaaacaatcatacttatgaacagcagggggagcccccgccttacttcccagccatgcagaactcaagcagctttgtttatgatgatccctaagcagcccagaccacactgagcatgtgcacagtcttagtcttgcaaagatgtgtaacaaagttacaagatggtgaccccctgtagccaactttgaaagcataaattatttgtttgaataggcttgtggtgcagtaagttcatgtttacatttagtatacaaaatacagcatttctagccttattctattttagactttacatgccctttaaatgaatgtatttatcTA
Proteins encoded in this region:
- the rpl23a.L gene encoding 60S ribosomal protein L23a, giving the protein MAPKAKKEAVPPKTEAKSKALKAKKAVLKGVHSHKKKKIRTSPTFRRPKTLRLRRQPKYPRKSAPTRNKLDHYAIIKFPLTTESAMKKIEDNNTLVFIVDVKANKHQIKQAVKKLYDIDVQKVNTLIRPDGEKKAYVRLAPDYDALDVANKIGII